In Aedes albopictus strain Foshan chromosome 3, AalbF5, whole genome shotgun sequence, the following are encoded in one genomic region:
- the LOC134290245 gene encoding uncharacterized protein LOC134290245, with translation MTVAEFIESKLWRSGPDWLACPKEDWPIATPQIVPEADLETRMVSVAAVTVPSINPLFLRWSSYPRLLHVVGLCLRFADNCRSRNRPPPSNESTPSTIVVSPSLLRRAKALLIRLAQEDNFAEEIRKLEQESTVGKRSPLRKLSPFLDSERVVRVGGRLNHSLLPYQAKHPALLPKMHPLTRLIAEHLHKKLQHGGGRTLLTAIREEFWPIDGRRLVRSVVRNCFRCQRLDPVPAQQQIGQLPASRVTPSRPFSVVGVDYAGPFYLKPIHKRAAPTKSYLCLFVCFSTKAVHLELVCELSTSAFLAALRRFISRRGRPSHIHSDNGKNFEGAKNELAQLFALLSDAHQANEICSFCASEGITWHLTPPKAPHFGGLWESAIKVAKKHIYRVVGSSRYSYEDLCTLFAQIEAVMNSRPLLPMSDDPNDLAALTPGHFLTGSSLLALPDPDFRNIPTSQLDHYWKLQHLLQRFWTHWQQEYLQELQRDTKCYARNEDILPGRLVIVVDEQQPTTRWPLARIIQLHPGPDSITRVVSLRTAKGIIKRPVAKVCILPFAPADSASPVDNTSPGDEESQRDDLSPDPAEENY, from the coding sequence ATGACGGTAGCAGAGTTCATCGAGAGCAAGCTTTGGCGTAGCGGGCCCGATTGGTTAGCTTGTCCGAAGGAAGATTGGCCGATTGCAACTCCTCAGATCGTACCCGAAGCTGACCTTGAAACGCGCATGGTATCTGTAGCAGCAGTTACGGTTCCGTCCATCAATCCGCTTTTCTTACGGTGGTCCTCCTACCCTCGCCTACTGCATGTCGTCGGACTCTGCCTTCGATTCGCCGATAATTGCCGCTCCAGAAATCGACCGCCACCGTCAAATGAGTCTACACCAAGTACCATCGTAGTATCGCCCAGTTTGCTTCGTAGAGCAAAAGCATTGCTGATCCGTCTTGCCCAAGAGGACAACTTCGCCGAAGAGATACGAAAATTGGAGCAAGAGAGCACTGTAGGAAAACGATCCCCCCTACGAAAGTTGAGCCCTTTCCTTGATTCCGAGAGAGTAGTGAGAGTGGGAGGTCGGTTAAATCATTCGCTTCTGCCATATCAAGCTAAGCACCCTGCCCTACTTCCTAAAATGCACCCATTGACCCGCCTTATTGCTGAGCATCTGCATAAAAAACTGCAACACGGCGGCGGGCGGACCCTCCTGACAGCGATTAGGGAGGAATTTTGGCCTATCGACGGTCGTAGATTAGTACGCAGCGTTGTACGGAATTGCTTCAGATGTCAGCGTCTTGATCCAGTTCCGGCGCAACAACAAATCGGCCAGCTGCCAGCATCGAGAGTTACTCCAAGTCGTCCTTTCAGCGTGGTGGGTGTCGATTATGCTGGCCCTTTCTATTTGAAGCCGATTCACAAGCGAGCAGCTCCAACGAAATCATATCTGTGCCTTTTTGTGTGCTTTTCTACGAAAGCGGTACATTTGGAGCTAGTTTGCGAGCTTTCCACTTCCGCTTTCTTGGCCGCCCTTCGTCGCTTTATTTCCCGTCGTGGCCGACCGAGTCACATCCACTCGGACAACGGCAAAAATTTCGAAGGAGCTAAAAACGAACTTGCCCAACTATTTGCGCTGCTGTCTGATGCCCATCAAGCCAACGAAATCTGCTCTTTCTGTGCGTCGGAAGGGATTACCTGGCATCTTACCCCTCCTAAAGCTCCCCACTTCGGTGGCCTATGGGAGTCCGCCATAAAAGTTGCCAAGAAGCACATTTACCGTGTAGTTGGGTCATCTCGATATTCCTACGAGGATTTGTGCACTCTCTTTGCACAAATTGAAGCCGTCATGAACTCCAGACCACTACTTCCGATGAGTGACGATCCCAACGACTTGGCGGCACTTACTCCGGGGCACTTCCTCACTGGATCTTCGCTGCTCGCCCTGCCCGACCCAGATTTCCGCAACATCCCAACCAGCCAATTGGATCACTACTGGAAGCTGCAACATCTCTTGCAACGCTTCTGGACTCACTGGCAGCAAGAGTACCTGCAAGAGCTCCAGAGGGACACCAAGTGTTACGCCCGGAATGAGGACATCCTGCCCGGTAGACTCGTCATTGTCGTCGATGAGCAGCAGCCAACAACTCGTTGGCCATTAGCCCGCATCATCCAGCTGCATCCAGGACCAGACAGCATCACCCGAGTCGTCTCTCTCCGTACGGCAAAAGGAATCATCAAGCGCCCCGTAGCAAAAGTGTGCATCCTGCCGTTTGCTCCCGCAGACTCAGCTTCTCCAGTCGACAATACTAGCCCAGGCGATGAGGAATCCCAGCGCGATGATTTATCACCAGATCCAGCGGAGGAGAActattaa